Proteins found in one Acidobacteriota bacterium genomic segment:
- a CDS encoding DUF433 domain-containing protein, translating to MTRLDRITRDPDVMGGRPCIRRLRVTVGTIVGLLATDHHADDVLAAYPYLERDDIRQALAYAAWRSEEQEVAVGSADEPASLDGGVASRSGW from the coding sequence ATGACGCGACTGGATCGAATCACTCGTGATCCCGACGTCATGGGTGGACGCCCATGCATTCGACGGCTTCGCGTTACGGTCGGGACCATCGTGGGACTGCTGGCCACCGACCATCACGCAGACGACGTGTTGGCCGCCTACCCGTATCTTGAGCGCGACGACATCCGCCAAGCGCTGGCCTACGCTGCATGGCGCAGTGAGGAGCAGGAAGTCGCGGTCGGTTCAGCCGACGAGCCCGCGAGCCTCGACGGCGGGGTTGCGAGCCGGTCGGGATGGTGA
- a CDS encoding MATE family efflux transporter produces MSDSDTGRPKRTFDRAIVEGPIRRAVWRIAWPTMLQNIIGGMQGIIDQAMVGNVVGHIGNAAIGVSTQIFILVIVFVASVFSGMGVLVARFAGANDHDKVNRVVYQAFLTAVAMSLLILAPIGYVAAPALLALVNAAPEVQSEALTYLRIMFVFSIGMLIFFMMSGALRSAGDARTPLRLGAVMTALNIVLNVILIGGLGPIPAFGTTGAAMGTAIATGATALVFLWLLFSDRLVIHFSWRMSFAPDWQIIRELFRFGLPTGFQGIVMNIAGLLLLRFVGSLAQSAEAQAAYAVGYTQLFALITWTSVGLMAATAAVAGQNLGAGRPERSTRAAVVAAAYGVGGAAAIGAAFLAFPGPLLAVFGMTSGPAFDLGRQLLAYLSISAIFVTVALIYTGGLQGTGDTRSPLYISIVSQVIIPIGLCTYLQATTGLDASDIWLAIVLGHVARATLSVARFHQGKWRDIAVDIGPARA; encoded by the coding sequence ATGAGCGACAGCGACACGGGCCGACCTAAGCGAACCTTCGATCGCGCGATCGTCGAGGGGCCCATTCGGCGGGCCGTCTGGCGCATCGCGTGGCCCACCATGCTGCAGAACATCATCGGTGGGATGCAGGGGATCATCGATCAGGCGATGGTCGGGAACGTCGTCGGCCATATCGGCAACGCGGCGATAGGCGTCAGCACGCAGATATTCATCCTCGTCATCGTCTTCGTGGCGTCCGTCTTCAGCGGAATGGGCGTGCTGGTCGCCCGCTTCGCCGGCGCCAACGATCACGACAAGGTGAACCGCGTCGTCTATCAGGCGTTCCTGACGGCGGTCGCGATGTCGCTGCTGATCCTCGCGCCCATCGGCTACGTCGCGGCCCCGGCCCTGCTCGCCCTGGTGAACGCCGCGCCCGAGGTGCAGTCCGAAGCGCTGACCTACCTCCGCATCATGTTCGTGTTCAGCATCGGCATGCTCATCTTCTTCATGATGAGCGGCGCCCTCCGCTCCGCCGGCGACGCCCGGACGCCGCTCCGCCTCGGCGCGGTGATGACCGCGCTGAACATCGTCCTGAACGTCATTCTGATTGGCGGGCTGGGGCCGATTCCGGCGTTCGGCACCACCGGGGCGGCGATGGGCACCGCGATTGCGACCGGCGCGACCGCCCTCGTCTTCCTCTGGCTGCTCTTCTCCGACCGGCTGGTCATCCACTTCTCCTGGCGGATGTCGTTCGCGCCGGACTGGCAGATCATCCGCGAGCTGTTCCGCTTCGGCCTGCCGACCGGCTTCCAGGGAATCGTGATGAACATCGCCGGCCTGCTCCTGCTCCGGTTCGTCGGGTCGCTCGCCCAGAGCGCCGAGGCGCAGGCGGCGTACGCGGTCGGCTACACGCAGCTCTTTGCCCTGATAACCTGGACGTCGGTCGGCCTGATGGCCGCCACGGCGGCGGTGGCGGGACAGAACCTCGGCGCCGGACGGCCGGAGCGCAGCACGCGCGCCGCGGTGGTCGCCGCCGCTTACGGCGTGGGGGGCGCAGCCGCGATCGGCGCGGCGTTCCTGGCGTTTCCCGGTCCATTGCTCGCCGTCTTCGGCATGACCAGCGGGCCGGCGTTCGACCTGGGGCGCCAACTGCTCGCGTACCTCTCCATCTCCGCCATCTTCGTCACCGTCGCGCTCATCTACACCGGCGGACTGCAGGGGACCGGGGATACGCGCAGCCCGCTCTACATTTCGATCGTCTCGCAGGTGATCATTCCCATTGGCCTCTGCACCTACCTCCAGGCGACCACCGGCCTGGACGCATCCGACATCTGGCTGGCGATCGTGCTCGGTCACGTCGCCCGCGCCACGCTGAGCGTAGCCCGCTTCCACCAGGGCAAGTGGCGCGACATCGCCGTCGACATCGGCCCCGCGCGCGCGTAG
- a CDS encoding alpha-ketoglutarate-dependent dioxygenase AlkB has translation MAQPCASVRLLASQGSRTMVSNGQLSMFESDTSAALLPLPEHLNYGIHDRGMHRIPGIHGLHYYPGFLDEHDQHMLIDRIDARPWRTDLERRVQHYGWRYNYRTRTVTPDMDLGPLPDWVKEIAARLYTETRLFDRIPDQAIVNEYQPGQGIALHADRQCFGDTVATLSLGDDWEMRLRPVGGSAAEDRRILLAQGSVLILTADSRSRWMHGIDKRRTEKSAVGQRDRRRRLSLTFRTMLAR, from the coding sequence ATGGCGCAGCCTTGCGCAAGCGTTCGTTTGCTCGCCTCACAAGGGAGTAGAACAATGGTCTCCAACGGTCAACTGAGCATGTTCGAATCCGACACCTCCGCGGCGTTGCTGCCGTTGCCGGAGCACCTCAACTACGGCATTCACGATCGCGGGATGCACAGGATTCCGGGGATACACGGTCTGCACTACTACCCCGGGTTCCTCGACGAGCACGATCAACACATGTTGATCGACCGCATCGATGCGAGACCGTGGCGAACAGACCTGGAACGTCGCGTCCAGCACTACGGTTGGCGCTACAACTATCGAACGCGAACCGTAACACCGGATATGGACCTCGGGCCGTTGCCCGATTGGGTTAAAGAGATTGCGGCACGGCTGTACACCGAAACAAGACTGTTTGACCGCATTCCAGATCAGGCAATCGTCAACGAATACCAGCCCGGGCAGGGAATCGCCTTGCACGCGGACCGGCAGTGTTTCGGTGACACCGTTGCCACGCTATCGCTGGGCGATGACTGGGAAATGCGCCTGCGGCCTGTAGGAGGATCAGCAGCGGAAGACAGACGTATTCTGCTCGCCCAAGGATCTGTGCTTATCTTGACCGCTGACTCTCGGTCACGATGGATGCACGGCATAGACAAGCGCAGAACGGAAAAGAGCGCTGTCGGTCAACGTGATCGCCGGCGACGTTTGTCGTTGACATTCAGGACCATGCTGGCTCGCTGA
- a CDS encoding CoA pyrophosphatase codes for MPVETPPLYQIASRLQDTGRAPLTGLDAHALLAPKPIRHGWRPGEIPSDARAAAALMLLYLQDDAPHVLLTVRDGGLSRHAGQVSFPGGLVDPDETVRDAALRETFEETGIASAGIELVGELTPIYINVSGYVLHPVVGVADRAPAMSRAAAEVARLLPVAFDEIADPANLRLGVRWRGDRWFDVPYFALRNERVWGATAMVLGEVLALLGLGPRDPW; via the coding sequence GTGCCGGTCGAAACTCCGCCACTGTATCAGATCGCCTCGCGCCTTCAGGACACGGGCCGGGCCCCGCTGACGGGGCTGGACGCGCACGCCCTGCTGGCGCCGAAGCCCATACGGCACGGCTGGCGGCCGGGCGAGATCCCGAGCGACGCCAGGGCCGCCGCCGCGCTCATGCTTCTGTATCTTCAGGACGACGCGCCGCACGTTCTGTTGACCGTCCGCGACGGAGGGCTCTCGCGGCACGCGGGGCAGGTGTCGTTCCCGGGCGGCCTGGTGGACCCCGACGAGACGGTGCGCGACGCGGCGCTGCGCGAGACGTTCGAGGAGACGGGCATCGCGAGCGCGGGCATCGAGCTCGTGGGCGAGCTGACCCCCATCTACATCAACGTGAGCGGCTACGTGCTCCACCCGGTCGTGGGCGTGGCCGATCGCGCGCCCGCCATGTCCCGCGCCGCGGCGGAAGTGGCGCGGCTGCTGCCGGTGGCGTTCGACGAGATTGCCGATCCCGCCAATCTCCGGCTCGGCGTCCGCTGGCGGGGCGACCGCTGGTTCGACGTGCCGTACTTCGCCCTGCGCAACGAGCGCGTCTGGGGGGCGACGGCGATGGTGCTGGGCGAGGTGCTGGCCCTGCTCGGCCTCGGGCCGCGCGACCCGTGGTAA
- a CDS encoding AAA family ATPase, which translates to MRTSKPVLDCITVEGFRSIKCIERLPLRPINILIGPNGAGKSDFIDALSFLGEIRAGRLKEYVVRSGGAGRILHFGAKVTPKLRIHVSFGGEGNRYEITLTATDADGLRPVHEDCVEYRDGHPLTVGSAGGYGSEAWISQRYRHRPDHEFVDRVRRYLDDWRVYHFHDTGVASPLKKTAEVNDNRFLRRDGANLAAFLYYLSRKHADSYDLIRRTVQRVAPFFDDFRLEPLALNEETIRLEWKHQASDAYFAASSLSDGSLRFIALATVLLQPVFLRPSVILLDEPELGLHPAAITILAALIKQVSVETQVVLATQSPLLLDHFRPEDVLVAERVAGQTLFTRLDGAALKTWLEDYSLGQLWEKNQFGGRPMREDRENGPVP; encoded by the coding sequence ATCAGAACATCAAAGCCGGTGCTCGACTGCATCACGGTAGAAGGATTCAGGAGCATAAAGTGCATCGAGCGCTTGCCTCTGAGGCCAATCAACATCCTGATCGGGCCGAATGGAGCCGGAAAGTCGGACTTCATCGACGCACTCTCTTTTCTCGGTGAGATCCGTGCCGGGCGACTCAAGGAATACGTCGTCCGGTCCGGAGGAGCGGGCAGGATTCTGCACTTTGGCGCCAAGGTCACACCGAAGCTGCGGATTCACGTATCGTTCGGAGGCGAAGGCAACCGCTACGAGATCACGCTCACGGCGACGGATGCGGACGGATTGCGTCCGGTGCACGAAGACTGCGTCGAGTACCGGGACGGCCATCCCCTGACCGTAGGGTCGGCGGGGGGATACGGTTCTGAAGCGTGGATCAGCCAGCGCTATAGGCACCGTCCAGACCATGAATTCGTCGATCGTGTTCGAAGGTATCTAGACGACTGGCGCGTCTACCACTTTCATGACACGGGCGTAGCGTCGCCGCTCAAGAAGACGGCGGAAGTAAACGACAATCGCTTTCTGCGTCGTGATGGCGCCAACTTGGCGGCCTTCCTGTACTACCTGTCCCGCAAGCACGCCGATTCCTACGATCTGATCCGGCGAACCGTCCAGCGCGTTGCGCCCTTCTTCGACGATTTCCGTCTGGAACCGTTGGCGCTCAACGAAGAGACGATTCGTCTCGAATGGAAGCACCAGGCGTCGGACGCCTACTTCGCTGCATCGTCCCTTTCCGACGGTTCGCTTCGGTTCATCGCTTTGGCGACGGTACTGCTTCAGCCCGTATTCCTGCGGCCGTCCGTAATCCTCTTGGACGAGCCCGAACTCGGCTTGCACCCCGCCGCGATTACGATCCTCGCAGCGCTCATCAAGCAGGTGTCGGTCGAGACGCAGGTCGTTCTGGCGACCCAGTCGCCGCTACTCTTGGACCATTTCCGACCGGAGGATGTCCTGGTGGCTGAACGTGTGGCAGGGCAGACACTGTTCACGCGGCTTGACGGCGCTGCGCTGAAGACGTGGCTGGAGGACTACAGCCTCGGTCAACTGTGGGAAAAGAACCAGTTCGGCGGACGGCCAATGCGTGAAGATCGCGAGAACGGGCCTGTGCCGTGA
- a CDS encoding DEAD/DEAH box helicase, giving the protein MSLSHTTLEALNEHWAVAAIGADELARAEELVHQRLARRAVGRQISFSFAESAEDEPFLERVALAFELAAIEGLDELSRPAGKNRHLRNQAVAASFRAFDIRRLLPVPTESLDRLFFVLQLSAIAYCGDRWSDLRRWYREQEEALRAPSVADAEWDRRLLYRLFDCWVRLFRKEGWDDLDRIREIIAGLRDDQQTHEESRLHNGSEVANRAIALRLAALYNWAKGTETLARYMLQGQPGDPFGTLDKHFEAGIKAAAASRDAQHEVVLRWLHATARIMVTNSLWWATRTVNSRTSDFVRSLTHREHQAMFELLPPQRAALLEQGLLDQAKTAIVVDMPTSGGKTLLAQFRILQALNQFRGDEGWVVYVAPTRALSAQITRRLRTDFEPIGLLVEQLTAAVEVDAFEEELLTDKGQPFDILVATPEKLSLVIRNRKVDRPLALVVMDEAHNLESEGRGLRIELLLATVKRDCPQANFLLLMPYVEGSESVARWLAQDIDAGNAISLGTVPWKPNERIIGLYRAVADDEVRGGWHLDFETLTATEKAMPLHGTHRVGSVKPIDVPKSQVLAKGVQKGLGLQTAAISAVMSSRGTSVAVANSIPTVWKMAAEAARSLPELDEVPSDIRLVQDFLRTEISANFTLVGLLDKGVGVHHAGLSDDVRGLMEWLAETGSLRMLCATSTIAQGINFPVSSVFLSSRYVPQGNRSVKIAPREFWNLAGRAGRIGHDSVGVVGLSEGTDRDALIEFVSRNTGALVSRLVVLLDELAAQGKLAQLSDVLWKDQWEDFRCYIAHLWAEKKNLDAVLADSEQLLRQTFGYTSMRNDPEQRRKADALLDATQKYARELAAMPKGTAELADSTGFSPEGVRAAMGEMGNLESGLTASDWAPESLFGTGGRMADLFGVMLRVPQLRQDLVELGGRGFDRSRISEITNDWVNGRGLEAIAQDYFRREKDDEAGTAALTDACRAIYRTIVNSGTWGVSALSRVSGIDFDALSEADKRRINALPAMIYHGVSSEEAVLMRMNSAPRSAAEALGGLYREMTGSDESRYSVGDARRFLQGLGTEGWDGVRPEGAALTGTGYKRVWEILSGEASQSASLRGGP; this is encoded by the coding sequence GTGAGCCTGTCGCACACGACACTGGAGGCGCTCAATGAACATTGGGCGGTTGCTGCCATTGGGGCCGACGAGCTTGCGCGCGCCGAGGAACTCGTCCATCAGCGGTTGGCACGGAGAGCGGTCGGCAGGCAGATCAGCTTCTCGTTCGCGGAAAGCGCCGAGGATGAACCGTTCCTGGAAAGGGTGGCGCTCGCCTTTGAACTTGCGGCCATCGAGGGCCTCGATGAGCTGAGCCGTCCGGCGGGAAAGAACCGGCATCTCCGTAACCAGGCTGTGGCTGCTTCGTTCCGAGCCTTCGACATTCGTCGCCTTCTGCCCGTGCCTACGGAAAGCCTGGATCGCCTGTTCTTCGTGCTTCAGCTCTCCGCGATCGCCTATTGCGGTGATCGCTGGTCGGACCTGCGGCGCTGGTATCGAGAACAGGAGGAGGCGTTGAGGGCACCGAGTGTCGCGGACGCAGAATGGGACCGCAGACTCCTGTACAGGCTCTTCGATTGCTGGGTCCGGCTCTTCCGCAAGGAGGGTTGGGACGATCTTGATCGGATCCGCGAAATCATCGCCGGCTTGCGCGACGACCAGCAGACTCACGAAGAAAGTCGTCTGCACAACGGTTCAGAGGTGGCGAACCGAGCGATCGCCCTCCGCCTAGCGGCACTCTACAACTGGGCGAAGGGCACTGAGACGCTCGCGAGATACATGCTACAAGGCCAACCGGGCGATCCGTTCGGCACGCTGGACAAGCACTTCGAGGCGGGGATCAAGGCCGCGGCCGCGTCGAGGGATGCGCAGCACGAGGTCGTCCTGCGATGGCTGCACGCGACGGCACGGATCATGGTGACGAATTCGCTGTGGTGGGCGACCCGAACGGTCAATTCACGGACTTCGGACTTCGTGCGGTCTCTCACGCACCGAGAACACCAAGCCATGTTCGAGTTGCTGCCGCCACAACGCGCTGCGTTGCTTGAGCAGGGGCTCCTCGACCAAGCGAAAACCGCGATCGTGGTCGACATGCCGACCTCGGGCGGAAAGACGCTGCTCGCGCAGTTTCGCATCCTTCAGGCGTTAAACCAGTTCCGGGGCGACGAAGGATGGGTCGTCTACGTTGCGCCAACGCGGGCACTGTCAGCGCAGATCACCAGGCGTCTGCGCACGGACTTCGAGCCAATCGGCCTACTGGTCGAGCAGTTGACCGCAGCGGTCGAGGTGGACGCGTTCGAGGAAGAGCTGCTGACCGACAAGGGCCAGCCCTTCGACATCCTAGTCGCGACACCAGAGAAGCTATCGCTGGTGATCCGGAACAGGAAGGTGGATCGTCCTCTTGCGCTGGTGGTGATGGACGAAGCGCACAACCTGGAATCGGAAGGCCGGGGCCTGCGGATCGAACTATTGCTGGCGACGGTCAAGCGCGACTGCCCGCAGGCGAACTTCCTTCTGCTCATGCCGTACGTTGAAGGATCGGAGTCGGTGGCGCGCTGGTTGGCGCAGGATATCGACGCGGGAAACGCCATCAGTCTTGGTACGGTTCCATGGAAGCCAAACGAGCGGATTATCGGCCTGTACCGGGCCGTGGCCGATGACGAAGTACGCGGCGGCTGGCACCTCGACTTTGAGACGCTGACCGCGACGGAAAAGGCCATGCCTCTTCACGGAACCCACCGCGTGGGGAGTGTGAAACCAATCGACGTACCGAAGAGCCAAGTGCTTGCCAAGGGGGTGCAAAAGGGGCTGGGGCTCCAGACGGCGGCAATTAGCGCCGTGATGTCGTCACGAGGCACGAGCGTTGCGGTAGCCAACAGCATTCCCACGGTCTGGAAGATGGCGGCGGAAGCGGCGCGAAGCCTTCCTGAGTTGGATGAAGTGCCATCTGATATCCGGTTGGTTCAGGACTTTCTGCGCACCGAGATCAGCGCCAACTTCACGCTTGTCGGCCTGCTCGACAAGGGTGTGGGTGTGCATCATGCGGGGCTGTCTGATGATGTGCGAGGGCTGATGGAATGGCTCGCGGAAACAGGCAGCCTTCGGATGCTGTGCGCGACGTCGACGATCGCCCAGGGCATCAATTTTCCGGTTTCCTCGGTCTTCCTGTCCTCGCGCTATGTGCCGCAGGGGAACAGGTCGGTGAAGATCGCCCCGCGGGAGTTCTGGAACCTAGCCGGGCGCGCAGGGCGAATCGGTCACGACAGCGTTGGGGTCGTTGGTCTATCCGAGGGGACAGATCGCGATGCGTTGATCGAGTTTGTGAGCCGGAACACCGGCGCACTCGTCTCCCGTCTCGTGGTGTTGCTGGACGAGCTTGCGGCCCAAGGGAAGTTGGCGCAACTGTCGGACGTGCTGTGGAAGGATCAATGGGAGGACTTTCGCTGCTACATTGCCCATTTGTGGGCAGAGAAAAAGAACCTGGACGCGGTGCTCGCGGACTCCGAGCAGCTCTTGAGGCAGACCTTCGGATATACCTCAATGCGAAACGACCCGGAGCAGAGACGGAAGGCCGACGCGCTTCTGGATGCGACGCAGAAGTACGCGCGCGAACTCGCGGCCATGCCAAAGGGTACCGCCGAACTTGCCGACTCGACTGGCTTTTCACCTGAAGGGGTCCGGGCAGCAATGGGCGAGATGGGCAACCTGGAAAGCGGGTTGACTGCTTCGGACTGGGCGCCGGAGAGCCTGTTTGGCACCGGTGGCAGGATGGCTGACCTGTTCGGCGTCATGTTGCGGGTGCCGCAACTCAGGCAGGACCTCGTAGAACTCGGTGGTCGGGGATTCGACCGGAGCCGAATCTCCGAGATCACAAACGACTGGGTGAACGGAAGGGGACTTGAAGCGATTGCGCAGGACTATTTCCGCCGCGAGAAGGACGACGAAGCGGGCACGGCTGCGTTGACAGATGCGTGCCGGGCGATCTATCGCACCATCGTCAACAGCGGAACCTGGGGCGTTTCCGCGCTGAGTCGAGTGTCCGGGATCGACTTCGACGCGCTTTCCGAAGCCGACAAACGGCGGATCAACGCCCTCCCGGCGATGATCTATCACGGTGTGAGCAGCGAGGAAGCGGTTCTCATGCGGATGAACTCGGCACCTCGAAGCGCTGCGGAGGCGTTGGGCGGCCTGTACCGGGAAATGACCGGCTCGGACGAGAGCCGGTACTCAGTCGGTGACGCGCGGCGCTTCCTGCAGGGACTGGGTACCGAAGGCTGGGACGGGGTACGACCAGAAGGTGCGGCCTTGACCGGCACAGGATACAAACGTGTCTGGGAGATTCTCTCGGGCGAAGCAAGTCAGTCCGCTTCCCTCAGAGGCGGACCATAG
- a CDS encoding cystathionine gamma-synthase, with protein sequence MSELPPNQQSSTVAAQAGGWVDPPTGGLVPPIHTAVQYQRTPEGKATAGRIYTRDQNPTYEPPERLLATLEGGRAAMLFSSGVSAAISAFETLEIGAHVVAPVEMYWMLRRWLEMQHERKRFELELVPNGDLDALRAALRPGETRIVWGETPANPGGVITDLRAAAEIAHEAGARFAVDNTVPTPVLTRPIEHGADLVMHSATKQLNGHSDVLTGALVTAEEDDFWRACRRERAFRGAVIGPFESWLLLRGMRTVVLRVTQSARSAQQIAEHFVGHPAVADVRYPGLPDFPGHAIAARQMDGGFGSVVSMRMAGGAPAAARVVRLFRLFHNATSLGGVESLAEQRRMSEGPGSPVPDDLVRFSVGIEAAEDLIADIEQAFDRLSA encoded by the coding sequence ATGTCTGAACTTCCTCCGAATCAGCAATCCTCCACCGTTGCCGCCCAGGCGGGCGGATGGGTCGATCCGCCCACCGGCGGACTGGTGCCGCCGATCCATACGGCGGTGCAGTATCAGCGGACGCCGGAAGGCAAGGCGACCGCCGGACGCATCTACACGCGCGATCAGAACCCGACCTACGAACCGCCGGAGCGGCTGCTCGCCACCCTGGAGGGCGGGCGCGCCGCGATGCTGTTCAGCTCCGGCGTGTCGGCCGCCATCAGCGCGTTCGAGACCCTGGAGATCGGCGCGCACGTCGTCGCGCCGGTCGAGATGTACTGGATGCTGCGCCGCTGGCTCGAGATGCAGCATGAACGGAAGCGGTTCGAGCTGGAGCTGGTGCCGAACGGCGACCTGGACGCGCTGCGCGCGGCGCTCCGTCCCGGCGAGACCCGCATCGTCTGGGGCGAGACTCCCGCCAACCCCGGCGGCGTCATCACCGACCTGCGGGCCGCCGCGGAGATCGCGCACGAAGCCGGCGCCCGGTTCGCCGTGGACAACACGGTGCCGACGCCGGTCCTGACGCGGCCCATCGAGCATGGCGCGGACCTCGTGATGCACTCCGCGACCAAACAGCTCAACGGCCACTCCGACGTCCTGACGGGAGCGCTCGTCACCGCCGAGGAAGACGACTTCTGGAGGGCGTGCCGCCGCGAGCGGGCGTTTCGCGGCGCCGTCATCGGCCCCTTCGAGAGCTGGCTGCTGCTGCGCGGCATGCGGACCGTCGTCCTGCGCGTCACGCAGTCGGCGCGGAGTGCACAGCAGATCGCCGAGCACTTCGTCGGCCATCCGGCCGTCGCGGACGTGCGCTATCCCGGCCTGCCCGACTTCCCGGGGCATGCGATCGCGGCGCGCCAGATGGACGGGGGCTTCGGATCGGTGGTCTCGATGCGGATGGCGGGCGGCGCGCCCGCCGCGGCGCGGGTCGTCCGGTTGTTCCGCCTGTTCCACAACGCGACGTCGCTCGGCGGCGTCGAGAGCCTCGCCGAGCAGCGCCGGATGTCGGAAGGGCCCGGCTCCCCCGTTCCCGACGACCTCGTGCGCTTCTCGGTCGGCATCGAAGCGGCCGAAGACCTCATCGCCGACATCGAGCAGGCGTTCGACCGCCTCTCCGCCTGA
- a CDS encoding type II toxin-antitoxin system VapC family toxin, whose translation MMFLLDTNVISEVRRADRCNANVASWFANVNDADLFISVVVTGEVRQGIERLRRRDSHQAKILERWLEDVVTSYADRILPIDGRVADVWGRLGAVRPIPVIDGLLAATARVHDMTLVTRNAPDVEGLGVPVLNPFDA comes from the coding sequence CTGATGTTCCTCCTCGACACCAACGTCATCTCGGAGGTGCGCAGGGCAGACCGGTGCAACGCCAATGTCGCCAGTTGGTTCGCAAACGTGAACGATGCCGATCTGTTCATCAGCGTCGTCGTGACCGGTGAGGTCCGGCAGGGTATCGAGCGCCTTCGCCGGCGCGACTCCCACCAGGCGAAGATTCTCGAACGCTGGCTGGAGGATGTCGTCACGTCGTACGCCGACCGCATCCTGCCGATCGACGGCCGTGTCGCCGACGTCTGGGGCCGCTTGGGCGCTGTTCGCCCGATTCCCGTCATCGACGGGCTCCTGGCCGCGACCGCCCGCGTGCACGACATGACCTTGGTCACACGCAACGCGCCGGACGTCGAGGGTCTCGGCGTCCCCGTGCTGAATCCCTTCGACGCGTGA
- a CDS encoding toxin-antitoxin system HicB family antitoxin, which yields MDVTLNLTPELGDRLQRAARKHGVSTNEYTRRLLDRHVPGDGQAAALVSLLQSWIDDEGDAGEQRETGEYLVHALDEDRLSGRQLFPTKHKGATIVEPQGPE from the coding sequence ATGGACGTAACTCTCAACTTGACTCCGGAACTCGGAGACCGCCTGCAACGCGCAGCTCGAAAGCACGGCGTGTCCACCAACGAGTACACGCGACGGCTCCTTGATCGGCACGTACCGGGCGACGGTCAGGCTGCGGCTCTTGTGTCCCTGCTTCAATCCTGGATTGACGACGAGGGCGACGCCGGTGAACAACGAGAGACTGGCGAGTACCTCGTGCACGCGTTGGACGAAGACCGTCTGTCCGGCCGGCAGTTGTTCCCGACGAAGCACAAGGGTGCCACGATTGTCGAACCGCAAGGGCCTGAGTGA
- a CDS encoding DUF433 domain-containing protein, producing MADWATCPAVESVPGRLSGACVFKNTRVPVSSLFANLAEGATVEDFLDWFPGVEAWQVKAVLEHVVKHLDSRVEHANPV from the coding sequence ATGGCGGATTGGGCAACGTGTCCTGCGGTGGAGAGCGTACCGGGAAGGCTGAGCGGCGCCTGCGTATTCAAGAACACCCGGGTGCCCGTATCAAGCCTGTTCGCCAACTTGGCGGAAGGCGCAACCGTAGAGGATTTTCTGGACTGGTTTCCCGGGGTGGAGGCATGGCAGGTCAAGGCGGTCCTGGAGCACGTAGTCAAGCATCTGGACTCCAGAGTTGAGCATGCGAATCCTGTTTGA
- a CDS encoding GNAT family N-acetyltransferase: MAQPDPTFRIDPATPADVPLILALIRELAEYEKLLDDVVATEEMVHEALFGDSPHAEAVVARVGDEPVGFALYFHTFSTFLARPGLYLEDLYVRPAHRGNGYGRRLLVHLARIAVDRNCGRFEWSVLDWNELAQATYRRAGAVPMDEWTVWRLTGESLRKLANEAD, from the coding sequence ATGGCGCAGCCTGACCCAACGTTCCGGATCGACCCGGCCACGCCCGCCGACGTCCCCCTCATCCTCGCCCTCATCCGGGAGCTGGCCGAGTACGAGAAGCTCCTGGACGACGTCGTGGCAACCGAGGAAATGGTCCACGAGGCGCTCTTCGGCGACTCGCCGCACGCCGAGGCGGTAGTCGCCCGCGTCGGCGACGAGCCCGTCGGCTTCGCCCTCTACTTCCACACCTTCTCGACCTTCCTCGCTCGCCCCGGCCTCTACCTGGAGGACCTCTACGTCCGCCCGGCGCACCGCGGAAACGGCTACGGCCGCCGGCTACTCGTGCACCTCGCCCGCATCGCCGTCGACCGCAACTGCGGCCGGTTCGAGTGGTCCGTCCTCGACTGGAACGAACTGGCGCAGGCCACCTACCGCCGCGCCGGCGCCGTCCCGATGGACGAGTGGACTGTCTGGCGGCTTACCGGGGAGTCGTTGCGAAAGCTGGCCAACGAGGCGGATTGA
- a CDS encoding GNAT family N-acetyltransferase: MTIRHARNADREALAAIVLAAIRTGFPTFLPADVVERWLADDAVGKYVASRWESCHVAEEAGDVVACCFTEGDLLDLLMVHPARQGRGIGGALLADAEERLFEAHTVIRLESFVANTAANRFYQARGWRVAARKTDPDTGAETALFTKSVAAASPQAVTPRSG, translated from the coding sequence GTGACGATCCGCCACGCGCGTAACGCTGACCGGGAGGCGCTCGCTGCGATCGTGCTGGCGGCGATCCGCACGGGCTTCCCGACGTTTCTCCCCGCCGACGTCGTGGAACGCTGGCTTGCGGACGATGCCGTCGGGAAGTACGTGGCATCGCGCTGGGAGTCGTGCCACGTGGCCGAAGAGGCCGGCGATGTGGTTGCCTGCTGCTTCACCGAGGGCGACCTGCTCGACCTGCTGATGGTGCATCCCGCCCGGCAGGGCCGCGGCATCGGGGGCGCGCTGCTGGCGGACGCCGAGGAGCGCCTCTTCGAGGCGCACACGGTCATCCGGCTGGAGAGCTTCGTAGCGAACACCGCCGCTAACCGGTTCTACCAGGCGCGCGGCTGGCGAGTTGCGGCTCGGAAGACGGACCCTGACACCGGCGCCGAGACGGCCCTGTTCACCAAGTCTGTCGCGGCCGCCTCACCGCAGGCCGTGACCCCGCGCTCGGGCTGA